A genomic segment from Spongiibacter sp. IMCC21906 encodes:
- a CDS encoding methionine aminotransferase: MINSKLPHVGTTIFSTMSALAAKHGALNLSQGFPDFATPARLLQQLNHHALAGQNQYPPMSGVADLRSEIAKLVARCYQREVCPEQEITVTSGATEALFVAIHTLIQAGDEVIMFDPAYDSYEPAIALAGGRCKRLALSPPDYRPDWQQVADAITDKTRCIIVNSPHNPTATLLSKQDWLQLEKLVLENELFLISDEVYEHIVFDDHARLSANSFPDLASRSFVISSFGKTFHCTGWKTGYCVAPKALSREFRKIHQFVTFTSFTPAQHALADMLAEEPEHIDQLGAFYQQQRDYFASEMAASRFTLLPSTGTYFILGDFSAISDMADTQFCEWLTETAGVAAIPLSVFYETPPDSKIIRFCFAKQHSTLQAAAKKLCLL, from the coding sequence ATGATTAACAGCAAACTCCCCCACGTCGGCACCACTATTTTCAGCACAATGTCTGCGCTGGCCGCTAAACACGGCGCACTGAATCTGTCGCAGGGCTTCCCGGATTTTGCCACCCCCGCGCGATTACTGCAGCAGCTCAATCACCACGCCCTTGCAGGCCAAAATCAATACCCGCCCATGAGTGGCGTTGCCGACTTGCGCAGTGAAATCGCCAAATTGGTCGCACGTTGCTACCAGCGAGAGGTGTGCCCAGAGCAAGAGATCACCGTCACCTCAGGCGCAACAGAAGCCTTATTCGTCGCCATTCACACCCTGATTCAAGCTGGGGATGAAGTGATTATGTTCGACCCCGCCTACGACAGCTACGAACCGGCTATTGCCTTGGCTGGCGGCCGCTGTAAACGACTGGCACTCTCTCCCCCAGATTACCGACCAGACTGGCAACAAGTGGCTGACGCCATCACCGACAAAACCCGCTGTATTATCGTCAATAGCCCCCACAACCCCACCGCCACGTTGCTGAGCAAACAAGATTGGCTGCAACTGGAAAAACTGGTTTTAGAAAACGAGCTGTTCTTAATTAGCGACGAGGTTTACGAGCACATTGTGTTTGACGACCACGCCAGATTGAGCGCCAATAGCTTTCCCGACCTAGCAAGCCGCAGCTTTGTGATCTCCTCCTTTGGCAAAACCTTCCACTGCACCGGCTGGAAAACCGGCTACTGCGTCGCCCCCAAAGCCTTAAGCCGGGAATTTAGAAAAATTCACCAATTTGTTACCTTCACCAGCTTCACCCCAGCCCAACACGCCCTGGCAGATATGCTAGCCGAAGAGCCAGAGCACATTGATCAGCTTGGCGCGTTCTATCAGCAACAGCGAGATTATTTTGCATCAGAAATGGCCGCCAGCCGCTTCACATTGTTACCCAGCACCGGGACCTATTTTATTCTCGGAGATTTCAGCGCCATCAGTGATATGGCCGACACGCAATTTTGCGAATGGCTAACAGAAACCGCTGGCGTCGCCGCCATCCCGCTCTCGGTCTTTTATGAAACGCCGCCAGACAGCAAAATTATTCGCTTCTGTTTTGCCAAACAACACAGCACCTTGCAAGCCGCCGCGAAGAAACTATGCCTGCTATAA
- a CDS encoding GNAT family N-acetyltransferase/peptidase C39 family protein has product MSDPIIRNATSSDIDALLELEQQCFAGDRLSRRSFKRFLKPGPHQLAVLVDNDAILAYSLLLFRSGTSLARLYSIALAPQCRGRGLAALLLDDAHNRARQANCVFLRLEVREDNAPAIALYRKKGYACFDTVDNYYEDGSKALRFEKRLNLAAHSSDQKMPNYYAQTTDFSCGPAALMMAMHSLDKSAPINRSEELQLWREATTIFMTAGHGGCSPHGLALAALRRQFAVTLYINTADTPFIDSVRSDEKRSVIELVHQQFLTQLSEYNMPVEISPLGQKQFREILEQQEHLVALISTWALNRNKAPHWVYINKSDQNYVYVNDPDTDDTLWQTEADCRHVPVSIDAFIAMASFGRRRLRCLLAIHPKPGGTSNAQ; this is encoded by the coding sequence ATGTCAGACCCGATAATTCGCAATGCCACAAGCAGTGATATCGACGCTTTGCTGGAGCTGGAGCAACAGTGTTTTGCTGGCGACCGACTCTCTCGCCGCAGTTTTAAACGCTTTTTAAAACCGGGCCCCCACCAGCTCGCCGTGCTGGTCGACAACGATGCCATTCTTGCCTATAGCTTGCTGCTGTTTCGTTCTGGCACGAGCTTGGCAAGGCTCTATTCCATAGCGCTCGCACCCCAATGCCGGGGACGAGGTTTAGCTGCCCTTCTGTTAGACGATGCCCACAACCGGGCCCGGCAAGCGAACTGCGTTTTTTTGCGCTTAGAGGTCCGGGAGGATAATGCCCCGGCCATCGCTCTTTATCGTAAAAAAGGCTATGCCTGTTTTGATACCGTTGACAATTACTACGAAGACGGCAGCAAGGCGCTGCGCTTTGAAAAGCGCTTAAACCTGGCTGCGCATAGCAGCGACCAGAAAATGCCAAACTATTACGCCCAAACCACTGATTTTAGTTGTGGCCCCGCCGCACTGATGATGGCCATGCATAGTTTGGATAAGTCTGCGCCTATTAACCGCAGCGAGGAGCTGCAACTGTGGCGAGAAGCCACCACCATTTTTATGACTGCGGGTCACGGGGGCTGCTCGCCCCACGGCCTGGCACTGGCGGCATTACGGCGTCAATTTGCTGTAACACTCTATATCAATACTGCCGACACGCCCTTTATTGACAGTGTTCGAAGTGACGAAAAACGCAGTGTAATTGAGCTGGTCCATCAGCAGTTTTTAACACAGCTTAGCGAATACAACATGCCGGTGGAGATAAGTCCGCTGGGGCAGAAGCAGTTCCGAGAAATACTCGAACAGCAAGAACATCTTGTTGCTCTTATCAGTACTTGGGCACTTAACAGAAACAAAGCCCCTCACTGGGTGTACATCAACAAAAGCGATCAAAATTACGTGTATGTTAATGACCCAGATACTGACGATACACTCTGGCAAACCGAGGCAGATTGTCGACATGTGCCGGTCAGTATTGATGCGTTTATTGCCATGGCCAGTTTTGGCCGCCGACGTCTGCGTTGTTTGCTAGCGATTCATCCCAAACCAGGAGGCACATCAAACGCCCAATGA
- a CDS encoding HDOD domain-containing protein — protein sequence MSQVIGQIRSDILSAIEDDSIVLPTLPEVALEVREAASDPDASIPILASIIEHDSSLAARIIRVSNSSLLRARQPIADVKTAVSRIGLAYTGTLVTTLAMQQIFLSTNESLNTRMRALWVHSIDVAAISHTLSKTQAHLKPELATLAGIVHQIGVLPLLSYAVGRGFLRDHPRLLDLVLAQLAPEVGRRILASWGFADELLVIPEAYLQFDRDVDVADYADVVTVANLHSYVGSDHPMGEVDWSSVKAFARLGLSVDPNEDDAGYREQIEQMQALLQA from the coding sequence ATGAGCCAAGTGATTGGGCAGATTCGCAGCGATATCCTGAGTGCGATAGAAGACGATTCTATTGTGCTGCCGACCTTGCCGGAGGTGGCGCTGGAAGTGCGGGAAGCGGCCAGTGACCCCGATGCCAGTATTCCTATTTTAGCAAGCATTATTGAACACGATAGCTCGCTAGCGGCCCGAATTATCCGGGTGTCCAATAGCTCGTTGTTGCGAGCGCGGCAACCCATTGCTGATGTGAAAACTGCGGTCAGTCGAATCGGTTTGGCTTATACCGGTACGCTGGTAACGACCTTGGCAATGCAGCAAATTTTTTTGTCGACCAATGAAAGTTTAAATACGCGGATGCGCGCCTTGTGGGTACATAGCATTGACGTGGCAGCCATCAGCCATACCTTGTCAAAAACCCAAGCCCACCTTAAGCCTGAACTCGCCACGTTGGCGGGGATTGTTCACCAAATTGGTGTTCTGCCGTTGCTGAGTTATGCGGTAGGTCGGGGTTTTTTGCGAGATCATCCCCGCTTGCTAGACCTGGTGTTGGCTCAGTTGGCCCCTGAAGTTGGGCGGCGTATTTTGGCGTCTTGGGGGTTTGCGGATGAGTTGCTTGTTATTCCTGAGGCTTATTTACAGTTTGATCGGGATGTGGACGTAGCGGATTACGCTGACGTGGTCACGGTCGCCAATTTGCACAGCTATGTTGGTAGCGACCACCCCATGGGGGAAGTGGACTGGTCGTCGGTTAAAGCTTTTGCCCGGCTGGGCTTGTCGGTGGACCCCAATGAAGACGATGCCGGTTATCGAGAGCAAATTGAGCAAATGCAGGCGCTACTGCAGGCTTGA
- a CDS encoding amidohydrolase yields MKAINVAALQSDLHWQSPEANRSHFAAQISQLTQVDLIVLPEMFTTGFSMASTDIAEPNDGPTLSWMKTQANTTGAAITGSVAINDDGDYYNRMYWVEPDGRVTQYDKRHLFRMAGEHQHYSPGSQRIIVPWRGLRFCLQVCYDLRFPVFSRNRNDYDALIYIANWPAARAHAWKSLLPARAIENQCFVIGVNRVGKDGNGHDYSGDSVILDYMGKTLESAPENVSKTLSSSLDISALNEFKENFPAELDADRFELSITG; encoded by the coding sequence ATGAAAGCGATAAACGTTGCCGCGTTACAAAGCGACCTGCACTGGCAATCACCAGAAGCAAACCGCAGTCATTTTGCCGCCCAAATCAGCCAACTGACACAGGTCGATCTCATTGTTCTACCGGAGATGTTTACCACCGGCTTTTCCATGGCCAGCACAGACATTGCCGAACCCAACGACGGCCCGACCCTAAGCTGGATGAAAACCCAAGCCAACACCACCGGCGCCGCCATTACCGGCTCCGTCGCCATTAACGATGACGGCGACTACTACAACCGCATGTACTGGGTAGAGCCCGACGGCCGCGTTACTCAATATGACAAGCGCCACCTCTTCCGCATGGCCGGAGAACACCAACACTACAGCCCCGGCAGCCAGCGGATTATTGTGCCCTGGCGAGGCCTGCGCTTTTGCCTGCAAGTCTGCTACGACCTCCGCTTTCCCGTGTTTTCCCGCAATCGCAACGACTACGACGCCCTAATCTACATCGCCAACTGGCCCGCCGCCCGCGCCCATGCCTGGAAGAGCCTGCTACCCGCACGCGCCATTGAAAACCAGTGTTTTGTAATCGGCGTGAACCGCGTCGGCAAAGACGGCAATGGCCATGACTATAGTGGTGATAGTGTGATATTAGATTACATGGGCAAAACGCTGGAAAGTGCTCCGGAAAATGTCAGTAAGACACTAAGCAGCTCCCTAGATATAAGCGCACTCAATGAATTTAAAGAAAACTTCCCAGCCGAACTAGACGCAGACAGATTTGAGCTTTCTATAACGGGTTAA
- a CDS encoding alanine--glyoxylate aminotransferase family protein, producing the protein MSISSFQAPQRVLMGPGPSDVPQRILDALGRPTIGHLDPQFIVMMDEIKELLKYAFQTENALTLPISAPGSAGMEACFVNLLEPGDKAIVAVNGVFGKRMIENVQRCGATAIAVDQAWGTPVDPDAVEQTLAAHPDAKVLAFVHAETSTGAISDAETLCGLAKRHNCLSIVDTVTSLGGVPLYVDRWKADAVYSGTQKCLSCTPGLSPVSFSDAAVAAIKARTTPVQSWFLDMNLILGYWGQGGKRAYHHTAPVNALYGLHEALVALQEEGLENAWLRHATMHQALAAGLEALGIEFVVKAGARLPQLNSVYIPDGIDDAKVRGLLLEKYSLEIGAGLGDFAGKVWRIGLMGHSARRENIELLLTALVDAFGQQGLTLDLDIALKAVADAL; encoded by the coding sequence ATGAGTATTTCTTCTTTCCAGGCACCACAGCGGGTTTTGATGGGGCCCGGGCCGTCAGATGTTCCACAGCGTATTCTTGATGCGCTTGGTCGGCCTACCATTGGTCACCTTGATCCGCAATTTATTGTGATGATGGACGAGATTAAAGAGCTGCTGAAATATGCGTTTCAAACTGAAAATGCGCTGACGCTGCCGATTTCTGCCCCCGGTTCTGCCGGTATGGAAGCGTGTTTTGTGAATTTGCTGGAGCCAGGTGACAAAGCCATTGTTGCGGTTAACGGCGTTTTTGGTAAGCGCATGATAGAAAATGTGCAGCGCTGTGGGGCCACTGCCATTGCAGTAGATCAAGCCTGGGGCACCCCTGTTGATCCAGATGCGGTTGAGCAAACGCTGGCGGCTCATCCGGATGCCAAGGTTTTGGCCTTTGTGCACGCCGAGACCTCAACGGGTGCAATTAGCGATGCAGAAACTTTGTGTGGGCTAGCCAAGCGCCACAATTGCTTAAGTATTGTCGATACGGTGACGTCGCTGGGTGGTGTGCCACTGTATGTGGACCGTTGGAAAGCCGACGCAGTGTATTCCGGTACCCAAAAGTGCTTGTCTTGCACACCGGGTTTGTCGCCGGTCAGCTTTAGCGATGCGGCGGTAGCTGCGATTAAAGCCAGAACAACGCCGGTACAGAGCTGGTTTTTGGATATGAATTTGATTCTGGGTTATTGGGGCCAGGGTGGCAAACGTGCCTACCATCACACCGCGCCAGTGAATGCCTTATATGGTTTGCACGAAGCCTTGGTGGCTCTGCAGGAAGAAGGCTTAGAAAATGCCTGGTTGCGTCACGCGACGATGCATCAGGCACTGGCTGCGGGGCTGGAAGCACTGGGCATTGAGTTTGTGGTTAAGGCGGGTGCACGACTGCCTCAGCTCAATAGTGTTTATATTCCCGACGGCATCGACGACGCCAAAGTACGTGGCTTATTGCTAGAAAAATACAGCCTGGAAATTGGCGCGGGCTTGGGTGATTTTGCGGGTAAGGTATGGCGCATAGGCTTAATGGGCCACAGTGCGCGACGTGAGAATATTGAGCTATTGCTGACTGCCTTGGTGGATGCTTTTGGGCAACAAGGGCTGACGCTTGATCTTGATATCGCGTTGAAGGCCGTGGCCGACGCGCTATAA
- a CDS encoding glutathione peroxidase produces the protein MNAVRQFFLMVLAWGCASLGNATAWQCPDSLNASRPTLEAGELNLCDTVKSAKAVLVVNTASMCGFTPQFEGLEALYQEFKDQGLLVMGVPTADFGGQEYEDAEKTSKVCHANYGVSFPMFRKACIRCDNPDPLLALVAKASDTKPKWNFYKYVFNPRTGEAESFSSMTKPDADSLRKAITAILNEE, from the coding sequence ATGAATGCCGTTCGTCAGTTCTTCTTGATGGTCTTGGCATGGGGCTGCGCAAGTTTAGGCAATGCCACAGCCTGGCAGTGCCCCGATAGTCTCAACGCTAGCCGCCCCACGCTGGAAGCGGGTGAGCTAAACCTGTGCGACACGGTAAAAAGCGCCAAAGCGGTATTGGTGGTGAACACTGCCAGCATGTGTGGTTTTACGCCCCAGTTTGAGGGCTTAGAGGCGCTTTATCAGGAGTTTAAAGATCAAGGTTTACTGGTGATGGGCGTGCCCACGGCGGATTTTGGCGGTCAGGAATACGAGGACGCGGAAAAAACCTCCAAGGTCTGCCACGCCAATTATGGGGTGAGTTTTCCGATGTTTCGCAAGGCCTGTATTCGCTGCGACAACCCCGATCCACTTCTCGCGTTGGTGGCCAAAGCCAGCGATACCAAACCGAAATGGAATTTCTACAAATATGTGTTTAATCCCCGTACCGGCGAAGCGGAAAGTTTTTCATCAATGACCAAGCCCGATGCCGACTCACTGCGCAAAGCGATTACCGCTATTCTCAATGAAGAATGA
- a CDS encoding pyrimidine/purine nucleoside phosphorylase, with protein sequence MIKHNSYFDGAVQSLGYDGEAKPESIGVMGPGEYEFGTDAEERMEVLSGALTVKLPGSDDWETFSAGQGFNVPGKSKFNLKVTVNTAYLCIYG encoded by the coding sequence ATGATTAAACACAACAGTTATTTTGATGGTGCCGTGCAATCCCTAGGTTATGACGGTGAGGCCAAACCCGAGTCTATTGGTGTGATGGGGCCGGGTGAGTATGAATTTGGTACCGACGCCGAAGAGCGTATGGAAGTGTTAAGCGGTGCCTTGACGGTAAAGCTGCCGGGCAGTGATGACTGGGAGACATTTTCTGCTGGTCAGGGTTTTAATGTTCCCGGTAAAAGCAAGTTCAATCTTAAAGTAACCGTTAACACAGCGTATCTCTGCATTTACGGTTAA
- a CDS encoding RimK family protein: MAQFYVVVDDLKDWSPYFPSQDVITFDDYLERVASNGEERVRVINLCRSYRYLGTGYYCSLLAEARGHNVLPSVKTLSELGRKSLSAIQWEGIEPLLAKLPAGKNGDVREIHSWFGETLSAEHSAFSKAVFERFPCPLLEISLEYKSQWRLRKVQVTSLKNLQGNEEQEGFAATFEAFSSKMWRKPKARKRFRYDLAILVDPEEKLPPSNKTALRRFVKAAESLGISAEMITRKDYLRLPEYDGLFIRETTAVDHHTYRFAKKAEAEGLVVMDDSTSILRCTNKIYLADLLRSHKVPVPKTEFLRRDNDEELRRIADTLGFPIVLKVPDGAFSRGVVKVENWDALVSESKRLLDKSALLLAQEFMYTEYDWRIGVLDGKPLYACRYYMVRNHWQIYKHSSSKSQSGGFDTMPTYEAPKKVIDAATKAAKLIGNGFYGVDIKQNDKQVVVIEVNDNPSIDSGVEDLFLGEGLYQSVMDVFLRRMEQRRR; encoded by the coding sequence ATGGCCCAGTTTTACGTCGTAGTGGACGACCTGAAAGATTGGTCGCCCTATTTCCCCAGCCAGGATGTGATTACCTTTGATGACTATTTGGAGCGGGTTGCCTCGAATGGAGAAGAGCGGGTCAGGGTGATTAATCTTTGTCGAAGCTATCGCTATTTGGGTACGGGTTATTATTGTTCTCTCCTTGCCGAGGCAAGGGGGCACAATGTGCTGCCTTCGGTAAAAACCTTGAGCGAATTGGGTCGAAAATCATTATCGGCTATCCAATGGGAAGGGATTGAGCCGTTGCTGGCAAAACTCCCGGCGGGAAAAAATGGCGATGTACGGGAAATTCACAGTTGGTTTGGCGAAACCTTGTCGGCAGAGCACAGCGCATTTTCAAAAGCCGTATTTGAGCGTTTTCCCTGTCCGTTGCTAGAAATTTCGCTGGAATATAAAAGCCAATGGCGGCTGCGCAAAGTGCAAGTTACGTCGCTGAAAAATTTGCAGGGTAATGAAGAGCAGGAGGGCTTTGCCGCTACTTTTGAAGCCTTTAGTAGCAAAATGTGGCGTAAACCCAAAGCCAGAAAACGCTTTCGTTATGACCTGGCTATTTTGGTGGACCCGGAAGAAAAATTGCCTCCCAGTAATAAAACCGCACTGCGTCGATTTGTCAAAGCTGCGGAGTCGCTGGGAATTTCTGCAGAAATGATTACCCGTAAGGATTATTTGCGTCTACCGGAATACGACGGCTTGTTTATTCGCGAAACCACCGCGGTGGATCATCACACCTATCGTTTTGCTAAAAAGGCCGAGGCGGAGGGCTTGGTGGTGATGGACGATTCCACCTCTATTTTGCGCTGTACCAATAAAATTTATCTCGCTGACCTGTTGCGCAGTCACAAAGTGCCTGTACCCAAAACCGAATTTTTGCGCCGGGATAATGACGAGGAATTACGTCGAATCGCAGATACATTGGGTTTCCCAATCGTATTAAAAGTACCTGACGGGGCTTTTTCTCGGGGTGTCGTTAAAGTAGAAAACTGGGACGCCTTGGTGAGTGAAAGTAAGCGCCTGCTGGATAAGTCGGCGCTGCTGTTGGCCCAGGAGTTTATGTATACCGAATACGATTGGCGCATTGGCGTGCTGGACGGTAAACCCCTGTATGCCTGCCGTTACTACATGGTGAGAAACCACTGGCAAATCTATAAGCACAGCAGCAGTAAAAGTCAGTCAGGTGGCTTTGATACCATGCCTACTTACGAAGCGCCCAAGAAGGTCATTGATGCCGCCACTAAAGCGGCCAAATTAATTGGCAATGGCTTTTATGGCGTAGATATAAAACAGAATGATAAGCAGGTGGTAGTGATTGAAGTGAACGACAACCCCAGCATAGATTCGGGTGTCGAAGACCTGTTTTTAGGCGAAGGCTTGTACCAATCGGTGATGGATGTGTTTTTGCGTCGAATGGAGCAGCGACGTCGTTAA
- a CDS encoding YciK family oxidoreductase: protein MTNPPVANTLPQNFNASANCLADKIILVTGAGDGIGKAAALAFARHGATVVLLGRTVEKLEAVYDEIEAAGYPQAAIYPLHLRGAVMQDYEQLANTIEQEFGRLDGLLHNASVLGQRRTIAQTTVDSWDEVLHVNLTAPFMMTQALLPALAAADNASVVLTSSSVGRKGRAYWGAYSVSKFGIEGMMEILADEEFQLNGTRVNSINPGATNTAMRRLAYPGENPATNPLAEEIMPLYLYLMSDESREINGCRFDAQPK from the coding sequence GTGACTAACCCGCCTGTGGCTAACACCCTGCCCCAAAATTTTAATGCCAGCGCAAACTGCTTAGCTGACAAAATCATTCTGGTCACCGGCGCCGGTGACGGCATCGGCAAAGCCGCTGCGCTGGCCTTTGCCCGACACGGCGCCACCGTCGTCTTACTAGGTAGAACCGTAGAAAAACTGGAAGCGGTTTACGACGAAATTGAGGCTGCAGGCTATCCCCAAGCCGCCATTTACCCCCTGCATTTACGGGGCGCGGTAATGCAAGACTACGAACAGCTCGCTAACACCATTGAACAGGAGTTTGGCCGCTTAGATGGGCTGCTGCACAATGCCAGCGTGTTAGGGCAACGTCGAACCATTGCCCAGACCACCGTTGATAGCTGGGATGAAGTCTTGCACGTTAATTTAACTGCACCTTTTATGATGACCCAAGCACTGCTTCCAGCACTCGCCGCAGCAGATAATGCCTCCGTAGTTTTGACATCATCCAGCGTGGGCCGCAAAGGCCGCGCCTATTGGGGAGCCTACTCCGTCTCTAAATTCGGCATTGAAGGCATGATGGAAATTCTGGCAGATGAAGAGTTTCAACTGAACGGGACTCGGGTCAACAGCATTAACCCCGGCGCCACCAATACCGCTATGCGCCGCTTGGCTTACCCTGGCGAAAACCCAGCGACCAACCCCCTCGCCGAGGAGATCATGCCGCTTTATCTGTATTTGATGAGCGACGAAAGCCGCGAGATAAATGGCTGCCGATTTGATGCCCAGCCCAAATAA
- a CDS encoding DUF3080 family protein — protein sequence MKTAALLFVALALLACSVSSPLGPSWQRYISRLENVLDRNATAPQPQDFLHYPKQRDLVVAFSSPSINLLDFLQLRKCKLGETIAQRNSILGKHSDAAGRLIFDLQFLAQLEDCLKTLDQDNDTELRQSLKKAGAIKQQELPARIFAASLAGPEFRELWAKPNRAQTYPIDGADPAIKPLKQWLRWQKNWLAGEWQINPNAVLMTLGEIRKGLAGDLLNAQRLNLAGLISATALIDSRLGNRPLCLVGSSPPAASHFRNVLSKFFIADIQKTASRINRHQQQLLPVIHDIETTLFEVMASADIKLPEQYRQWQSNRQQLFELLIQAHRDHVNAAGALLHQCGMTPG from the coding sequence ATGAAGACAGCCGCGTTGCTATTTGTTGCGCTGGCGCTATTAGCCTGTAGCGTCAGCAGTCCGCTCGGCCCGTCTTGGCAGCGCTATATTTCAAGACTCGAAAATGTCTTGGACCGTAACGCCACCGCGCCCCAGCCCCAAGACTTTCTCCATTACCCCAAACAGCGCGATCTCGTCGTGGCTTTCTCATCTCCCAGCATTAATCTGTTGGACTTTTTACAGCTACGCAAATGCAAACTGGGAGAAACCATTGCCCAGCGCAATAGTATTCTGGGTAAGCATAGCGATGCCGCTGGGCGATTGATTTTTGATTTGCAGTTTCTTGCCCAACTGGAAGACTGTTTAAAAACACTGGATCAGGATAACGACACCGAACTGCGGCAAAGCCTGAAAAAGGCTGGCGCAATTAAACAGCAGGAATTACCTGCACGCATTTTTGCCGCCAGTTTGGCTGGCCCGGAATTTCGCGAGCTGTGGGCCAAACCCAATCGCGCACAAACCTACCCCATCGACGGTGCAGACCCGGCAATTAAGCCTTTAAAACAGTGGTTGCGTTGGCAAAAAAACTGGCTGGCTGGCGAGTGGCAAATAAACCCGAATGCTGTATTGATGACCCTTGGTGAAATTCGCAAAGGTCTAGCGGGGGACTTATTGAATGCACAACGGCTAAATCTAGCAGGGCTGATATCAGCCACCGCGTTGATTGACAGTCGCCTTGGCAACAGGCCTCTTTGCCTTGTCGGATCATCGCCACCGGCTGCCAGCCATTTTCGAAATGTGCTAAGCAAATTTTTTATTGCCGATATTCAAAAAACCGCCAGCCGTATCAACCGTCATCAGCAGCAGTTACTACCGGTGATACACGACATTGAAACTACGCTGTTTGAGGTGATGGCATCGGCAGACATCAAGCTGCCTGAGCAGTACCGGCAATGGCAAAGCAACCGACAACAGCTTTTTGAGTTGCTTATTCAAGCCCATCGAGACCACGTTAACGCAGCCGGTGCCTTACTACATCAATGCGGTATGACGCCGGGTTAA
- a CDS encoding flavohemoglobin expression-modulating QEGLA motif protein, translating to MKTDYPQALRELSDELIAIQKPILILDSIKWPQRIQEQFLATGANALPDIGPDYYQQLPLSFDPNSKRQALLGLRKKIQQRLGKDDPLGSILCETIEQYLIVIDLLSQRGTPGFMAASKKLYGSARDHLRGDKMTLIEMGQRLCHIFSLPAASHLAAAYPKNIPADEAVNQLQQRLLPYFADSAFSVKETDGIVSDASAGGDCIKVNTHAAFSSLDIQVLEVHEGWVHVGTTLNGRNQPWASWLSVGSPRITAPQEGLAVLIETLTFSSFPARARRISDRVVAIDLAENGADFMEVYRHFIDQGLSQKDSYKIAQRVFRGGDVRGGSCFTKDLSYVKGFVETVNFIRCAILSNRPEVLPLMFVGKVALDDVPTLYHYQQQGLIEAPRYLPPMFKDLNGLYVWFGFSSGMSLLDIGRIQDHFKALFERQGL from the coding sequence ATGAAAACAGATTATCCCCAAGCGCTCAGAGAGCTTTCTGATGAATTAATTGCCATCCAAAAACCCATTTTAATTTTGGATAGCATTAAATGGCCCCAGCGTATCCAAGAGCAATTTCTAGCCACCGGTGCCAACGCTCTTCCTGACATTGGTCCCGACTACTATCAACAGCTGCCCCTGAGCTTTGATCCCAACAGCAAACGACAAGCATTGCTTGGACTTCGTAAAAAAATTCAACAGCGCCTGGGTAAAGACGATCCCCTTGGCAGTATTCTTTGCGAGACCATTGAGCAGTATTTAATTGTCATTGATTTACTTAGCCAACGTGGCACCCCCGGTTTTATGGCCGCCAGCAAAAAACTTTATGGCTCGGCTCGGGACCATTTACGCGGTGACAAAATGACCTTGATAGAAATGGGCCAGCGACTTTGTCATATTTTTTCACTGCCAGCGGCCAGCCACCTTGCAGCCGCCTACCCCAAAAACATCCCTGCCGACGAAGCCGTAAATCAACTCCAACAGCGGCTGTTACCCTACTTTGCCGACAGCGCTTTTAGCGTTAAAGAGACCGACGGTATTGTTTCTGACGCCTCTGCCGGTGGCGATTGCATAAAGGTCAACACCCATGCAGCGTTCTCAAGCCTGGACATTCAAGTATTGGAGGTACACGAAGGATGGGTGCATGTTGGCACAACATTGAATGGCCGTAATCAACCCTGGGCCAGCTGGCTCAGCGTGGGATCGCCGCGTATCACGGCGCCCCAAGAGGGCTTGGCGGTGTTAATTGAAACGCTGACTTTTAGCTCCTTTCCCGCCAGAGCACGACGCATTAGCGACCGGGTTGTTGCCATCGACCTGGCGGAAAATGGCGCCGATTTTATGGAGGTCTATCGCCACTTCATCGATCAGGGTTTGAGCCAAAAAGACAGTTACAAAATTGCCCAGCGGGTATTTCGTGGCGGCGATGTGCGTGGCGGGAGTTGCTTCACCAAAGACTTGTCCTACGTCAAAGGCTTTGTGGAAACCGTGAATTTTATTCGCTGTGCGATTTTATCAAATCGCCCGGAGGTGTTGCCGTTAATGTTTGTCGGCAAGGTGGCTTTAGATGACGTGCCCACCCTTTACCACTATCAACAACAAGGTCTTATTGAGGCACCCCGTTACCTTCCCCCCATGTTTAAAGACCTGAACGGCTTATATGTCTGGTTTGGTTTTTCTAGCGGTATGTCCTTGCTGGACATTGGCAGAATACAAGATCATTTCAAGGCCTTGTTTGAGCGCCAAGGGCTGTAA